A stretch of the Asticcacaulis sp. ZE23SCel15 genome encodes the following:
- a CDS encoding autotransporter domain-containing protein, whose amino-acid sequence MRKSHLRNATAIGLILAAGISAHTASAETSITTERTTPIATSTANSGAADDVKIAAAGSIKLASGTAITLNSNNKVTTEGAINMSASADNSTGILINGGTTGEVSVKSNITVTDNYTPADSTTDDDDFVDGEFATGTGRYGIRLTGTTPFAGKIEVTSGSTITIEGNQSYGIRLEAPQVGNFSFDGAIAAAGTDTKGISIENNVTGNVYVSGTVNALGRNASALNLSGNVSGSVILDGTMAGTGYRFTSTLSDAQLALLDPDDLYQSGPLVSISGNLSKGLLLNSTVTADATNTDIDGDGTLDANQTTANLTQYGGAPALLIGSATQDITLNGVVTAKATDSYGLVVKGNVNAAGLYKDVNATAIQIGGLGHNVTLQNGLSIQGNITAVGTKGNATGISLLSGANVANFVNSGTMRATTTTLNNNSAIVVDIAAGATVPAFSNSGTISATGAGTTASAIGVRDTSNTLTSFTNTGFITSVTVPADENNDGVADTAVNRGIAIDTRTNSAGLTLVQTDTKPDDDTVAAPFIQGDILLGAGNDSVTINGGQILGNIDFGAGSNTMLLDKKAIVLGKITGSGTVALDVAEARLGLTGGSQVNLSSLHLGAKSELYLVLNPDAATTPLLINTGTTTIDSGAKVLLSLTEIIKTPTQFTVMTGNNISIANLDVATLSQNVPWLYNATLSTGTANTNLYADFRLKTQSKSGLSVNEYSAMDAVLTAAQTDAATQLALLAQTNPNSFNEIYSAFLPDYSGEALLTLSKGHEALTHSLARQSFLPSDGETQYWLQEYGFHMERERAETTGFTSTGFAFAGGAERGLMGNQAVGVYVAYTTTTPEDTFAAANETSSTSDISVGGYWRLYNENFKAWASAGIGRATFNSKRELISAQKVMVAEADWSGISYSGNIGASYETSLGPISMRPQVAVDFYALNEDERTETGGGSSFDLTVDSRDSHMASASALVFFGRANRKALIQPEIWVGYRQNVSVEIADTTARFGTGNPFTLNGGDVEGGSPVVGFRLAASNEYGYLALEAEAEKYDAYENYSISLRTGFKF is encoded by the coding sequence ATGCGTAAATCACACCTTCGCAACGCCACAGCCATCGGCCTGATTCTGGCCGCGGGTATATCCGCTCATACGGCGTCAGCCGAGACCAGCATAACCACTGAGCGCACAACGCCCATTGCCACCTCTACCGCCAATAGCGGTGCGGCTGATGACGTGAAAATCGCGGCCGCAGGCTCGATTAAGCTGGCCAGCGGCACAGCCATAACCCTAAATTCTAATAATAAAGTTACGACCGAAGGTGCCATCAACATGTCTGCCTCCGCAGACAATTCGACCGGCATTCTTATCAACGGCGGCACGACCGGCGAAGTCTCGGTAAAGTCGAATATCACGGTCACGGACAATTATACGCCAGCAGATTCGACAACCGACGATGATGATTTTGTCGACGGAGAATTTGCGACTGGCACCGGCCGTTATGGCATACGCCTTACCGGAACCACACCTTTTGCCGGTAAGATCGAAGTCACCAGTGGTTCAACGATTACTATTGAGGGGAATCAATCCTACGGCATCCGTCTGGAAGCTCCTCAAGTTGGTAATTTCAGCTTTGATGGCGCCATAGCCGCGGCAGGTACCGACACTAAAGGCATCTCGATTGAAAATAATGTCACCGGCAATGTCTATGTCAGCGGTACAGTCAATGCACTTGGCCGAAACGCTTCGGCTTTAAATCTGAGCGGCAACGTCAGCGGCTCTGTGATTCTCGACGGCACCATGGCGGGCACCGGTTATCGGTTCACCTCCACCTTGAGCGATGCCCAACTGGCCTTGCTTGATCCGGACGACCTTTATCAATCCGGCCCGCTGGTCAGCATTTCAGGTAACCTGTCTAAGGGCCTCCTGCTAAACTCGACCGTAACTGCCGACGCCACCAATACCGACATTGATGGCGATGGTACGCTTGACGCCAATCAGACGACGGCCAACCTGACGCAATATGGCGGCGCGCCTGCCCTGCTTATTGGCTCGGCCACTCAGGACATTACGCTCAACGGCGTCGTCACCGCCAAAGCAACCGACAGCTACGGTCTGGTCGTCAAAGGCAATGTCAACGCCGCGGGCCTCTATAAAGACGTCAATGCGACCGCCATTCAAATTGGCGGCCTCGGGCATAATGTGACCCTGCAAAACGGCCTGTCAATTCAAGGCAATATCACGGCTGTCGGCACAAAAGGTAATGCAACAGGTATTTCCCTGCTGAGCGGGGCCAATGTCGCCAACTTCGTCAACTCAGGCACCATGCGGGCCACAACAACGACGCTGAATAACAACAGCGCGATTGTGGTCGACATCGCCGCAGGTGCCACCGTACCCGCCTTTTCCAACAGCGGCACTATTTCGGCTACCGGCGCTGGTACAACCGCCAGCGCAATCGGTGTCCGTGACACCTCAAATACCCTGACCAGCTTTACAAACACAGGTTTCATTACCTCAGTCACTGTCCCCGCCGACGAAAACAATGACGGTGTGGCTGATACAGCCGTCAATCGTGGCATAGCTATTGATACCCGTACCAACTCGGCGGGCCTCACCTTGGTTCAAACCGATACCAAGCCCGATGACGACACGGTCGCCGCCCCCTTCATCCAAGGCGATATCCTGCTGGGTGCCGGAAACGATTCGGTCACGATTAATGGCGGTCAGATCCTTGGCAATATCGACTTCGGGGCTGGTAGCAACACCATGCTACTCGACAAGAAAGCCATTGTTCTTGGAAAAATCACTGGCAGCGGAACCGTCGCACTTGATGTGGCCGAAGCCCGACTGGGTCTTACTGGCGGATCGCAAGTAAATCTATCGTCCCTGCATCTTGGGGCGAAATCAGAGCTTTATCTGGTACTTAATCCCGACGCAGCCACAACGCCATTGCTGATAAATACCGGTACAACCACCATCGACAGCGGCGCTAAAGTGCTGTTGTCCCTGACAGAGATTATCAAAACACCGACACAGTTTACGGTGATGACCGGCAACAACATCAGCATAGCCAACCTTGATGTGGCCACGCTGAGTCAGAACGTGCCCTGGCTTTATAACGCCACCTTATCGACGGGTACGGCCAACACCAACCTCTATGCCGACTTCAGGCTGAAGACCCAAAGCAAATCCGGACTGTCCGTCAATGAATATAGCGCAATGGACGCGGTTCTGACGGCGGCTCAGACGGATGCGGCCACTCAACTGGCATTGCTGGCTCAAACCAACCCTAACAGCTTCAATGAAATCTATTCCGCCTTCTTGCCCGACTATTCGGGTGAAGCCCTGCTCACCCTGTCGAAGGGTCACGAAGCCCTCACCCACTCTCTGGCGCGGCAATCCTTCCTGCCGTCGGATGGTGAGACGCAATACTGGCTTCAGGAATACGGCTTCCATATGGAGCGTGAACGGGCCGAAACCACAGGCTTCACATCAACCGGCTTTGCCTTTGCCGGTGGTGCCGAACGCGGCTTAATGGGCAATCAGGCGGTCGGCGTTTATGTCGCCTATACGACCACTACGCCCGAAGATACCTTTGCGGCAGCGAACGAAACCTCATCAACTTCTGACATTAGCGTTGGCGGCTACTGGCGTTTATATAACGAAAACTTCAAGGCCTGGGCCAGCGCCGGTATTGGGCGCGCAACCTTTAACTCAAAGCGTGAGTTGATCAGCGCCCAGAAAGTCATGGTCGCTGAAGCCGACTGGAGCGGCATCAGCTACTCCGGCAACATTGGGGCATCCTATGAAACCTCATTGGGGCCGATATCCATGCGTCCGCAAGTCGCCGTCGACTTTTACGCTCTAAACGAAGATGAACGCACCGAAACCGGCGGCGGGTCCAGCTTTGATCTGACGGTTGATTCGCGTGACAGCCACATGGCCAGCGCCAGCGCCCTCGTCTTCTTTGGCCGCGCCAATAGAAAAGCCCTGATCCAGCCTGAAATCTGGGTGGGTTATCGCCAAAACGTATCAGTCGAAATTGCCGACACAACGGCACGGTTCGGCACTGGAAATCCATTCACGCTGAATGGCGGTGATGTCGAAGGCGGCAGCCCTGTGGTTGGCTTCCGGCTCGCTGCCAGTAACGAATATGGCTATCTGGCACTTGAGGCCGAAGCCGAGAAGTATGACGCTTATGAAAACTACTCCATAAGCCTGCGTACCGGATTTAAGTTCTAA
- a CDS encoding NADH-quinone oxidoreductase subunit A, translated as MNALLLQYLPVIIFMGIAAVLGLGFIVAALVLAPKAPDTEKLSAYECGFNAFDSARQKFDVRFYLVSILFIIFDLEVAFLFPWAVSMFDLPQAGMEFAFWSMMSFLTILTVGFIYEWKKGALEWE; from the coding sequence ATGAACGCGCTTTTGCTGCAATATCTTCCGGTCATCATTTTCATGGGTATCGCTGCCGTTTTAGGGCTTGGCTTTATCGTTGCGGCGCTGGTTCTGGCGCCCAAGGCGCCTGATACCGAAAAGCTGTCGGCCTATGAATGTGGGTTTAATGCCTTTGATAGTGCACGTCAGAAGTTTGATGTGCGGTTTTATCTGGTTTCGATTCTGTTCATTATTTTTGACCTGGAAGTCGCGTTTCTCTTTCCGTGGGCTGTGTCGATGTTTGATTTGCCGCAAGCCGGTATGGAGTTTGCCTTTTGGTCGATGATGTCTTTTCTGACCATTCTGACTGTTGGCTTTATTTATGAGTGGAAAAAAGGAGCCCTGGAATGGGAGTAG